From a single Candidatus Defluviilinea gracilis genomic region:
- a CDS encoding c-type cytochrome, whose amino-acid sequence MKKFALLLSILVVATMILAACGGGGNSEATATLEPVPADFAGKTNPLGADAATEGAKVFQVNCEPCHGPQGHGDGPAGAALDPKPKNLGELQQRASDDYLFWRVNTGKPGTSMAPWAGILTEEQIWQAIAFVRTLTP is encoded by the coding sequence ATGAAGAAGTTCGCTCTACTACTCTCAATCCTTGTGGTCGCCACAATGATTCTGGCGGCATGCGGCGGCGGTGGGAATTCTGAAGCAACAGCCACCCTGGAACCCGTACCGGCCGATTTCGCCGGCAAGACCAACCCGCTCGGAGCCGATGCGGCAACGGAAGGCGCAAAGGTCTTTCAAGTGAACTGTGAACCGTGCCACGGACCGCAAGGCCATGGCGATGGTCCGGCAGGCGCGGCGCTCGACCCGAAACCGAAGAACCTGGGCGAGTTGCAACAACGCGCTTCTGATGATTACTTGTTCTGGCGCGTGAACACCGGCAAGCCCGGCACCTCCATGGCGCCGTGGGCGGGTATTCTCACCGAAGAACAGATCTGGCAAGCGATTGCGTTCGTGCGCACCTTGACGCCGTAA